A genome region from Vulpes lagopus strain Blue_001 chromosome 7, ASM1834538v1, whole genome shotgun sequence includes the following:
- the ZFP62 gene encoding zinc finger protein 62 homolog: MSHLKTRGTEDEKSTEKYENVGNAESVWPKVEGLHKDNILESKVGETCDWNSEVENQLENPEGKRMKEDQSGMREKIGKAKNAANIKTEQEDEASEESLHPSSKHVIHQTVSVEQISSEQDKCMENINGTSHPGLQQKTSIVKKSHKCDECGKSFKYNSRLVQHKIMHTGEKRYECEDCGGTFRSSSSLRVHKRIHTGEKPYKCEECGKAYMSYSSLINHKSTHSGEKNCKCDECGKSFNYSSVLDQHKRIHTGEKPYECGECGKAFRNSSGLRVHKRIHTGEKPYECDICGKTFSNSSGLRVHKRIHTGEKPYECDECGKAFITCRTLLNHKSIHFGDKPYKCDECEKSFNYSSLLTQHKVIHTGEKPYECDECGKAFRNSSGLIVHKRIHTGEKPYKCDVCGKAFSYSSGLAVHKSIHPGKKAHECKECGKSFSYNSLLLQHKTIHTGERPYVCDLCGKTFRNNSGLKVHRRLHTGEKPYKCDVCGKAYISRSSLKNHKGIHLGEKPYKCTYCEKSFNYSSALEQHKRIHTREKPFGCDECGKAFRNNSGLKVHKRIHTGERPYKCEECGKAYISLSSLINHKSVHPGEKPYKCDECEKAFITYRTLINHKKIHLGEKPYKCDVCEKSFNYTSLLSQHKRVHTREKPYECDRCEKVFRNNSSLKVHKRIHTGEKPYECDVCGKAYISHSSLINHKSTHPGKTPYTCDECGKAFFSSRTLISHKRVHLGEKPFKCVECGKSFNYSSLLSQHKRIHTGEKPYICDRCGKAFRNSSGLTVHKRIHTGEKPYECDECGKAYISHSSLINHKSIHRGQQPYNCECGKSFNYRSVLDQHKRIHTGKKPYRCNECGKAFNIRSNLTKHKRTHTGEESLNVASVGSHSDTSQKRTHEGGNALDGTKMSISVQGRAYEVSTQMEEKPYECMNI; encoded by the coding sequence TGTCACATTTGAAGACGAGGGGCACTGAGGATGAGAAATCAACTGAAAAGTATGAAAAtgttggaaatgcagaatctGTGTGGCCAAAAGTGGAAGGTCTTCACAAGGATAATATATTGGAATCTAAGGTTGGTGAAACTTGTGATTGGAATAGCGAGGTAGAGAATCAACTGGAAAATCCTGagggaaaaagaatgaaggaagacCAAAGTGGCATGAGGGAAAAGATTGGCAAAGCCAAGAACGCAGCAAATATAAAGACAGAACAGGAAGACGAGGCATCTGAGGAAAGCCTACATCCAAGCTCAAAACATGTTATACACCAAACTGTCTCTGTAGAACAGATAAGTAGTGAACAAGACAAATGTATGGAGAACATTAATGGAACCTCTCACCCTGGTCTACAGCAGAAAACCAGTATTGTTAAGAAGTCACACAAATGTGATGAGTGTGggaaatcatttaaatataattccCGGCTTGTTCAACATAAAATTATGCACACTGGGGAAAAACGCTACGAGTGTGAGGACTGTGGAGGGACTTTCCGGAGCAGCTCGAGCCTTCGAGTCCACAAACGGATCCATACTGGGGAGAAGCCGTATAAGTGTgaagaatgtgggaaagcctaCATGTCCTACTCCAGCCTTATAAACCACAAAAGCACTCATTCTGGGGAGAAGAACTGTAAATGTGATGAGTGTGGGAAATCCTTCAATTATAGCTCTGTTTTGGACCAGCATAAGAGGatccacacaggagagaagccctatgaatgtggtgagtgtgggaaggccttcaggAACAGCTCTGGTCTCAGAGTCCACAAAAGGATTCACACAGGGGAGAAGCCCTACGAATGTGACATCTGTGGGAAAACTTTCAGTAATAGCTCTGGCCTTAGGGTGCACAAGAGGATCCATACAGGcgagaaaccttatgaatgcgatgaatgtgggaaagccttcattACTTGCAGAACACTTCTAAACCATAAAAGCATCCACTTTGGAGATAAACCTTATAAGTGTGATGAGTGTGAGAAATCGTTTAATTATAGCTCTCTCCTCACTCAACATAAAGTgatccacactggagagaaaccttatgaatgtgatgaatgtgggaaggccttcaggAACAGCTCAGGCCTTATAGTACACAAAAGGatccacacaggagagaaaccttacAAGTGTGATGTATGTGGCAAAGCATTCAGCTATAGCTCAGGCCTCGCAGTTCATAAAAGCATTCACCCTGGGAAGAAAGCTCATGAATGTAAGGAGTGTGGAAAATCCTTCAGCTATAACTCCCTTCTTCTTCAACATAAAACCATTCATACTGGAGAGAGACCTTATGTATGTGATTTGTGTGGGAAAACTTTCAGGAACAATTCAGGCCTCAAAGTCCACAGGAGGCTCCATACTGGGGAAAAACCATATAAGTGTGATGTGTGTGGGAAAGCCTATATCTCACGCTCTAGCCTTAAAAACCACAAAGGGATCCATCTCGGGGAGAAGCCCTATAAATGTACCTATTGTGAGAAATCTTTCAATTACAGCTCTGCCCTTGAACAACATAAAAGGATTCATACAAGGGAGAAACCTTTTGGGTGTGATGAGTGTGGAAAAGCCTTCAGAAATAATTCAGGCCTTAAAGTACATAAACGGATCCACACTGGGGAGAGACCTTACAAATGTgaagaatgtgggaaagcctaCATCTCACTCTCAAGCCTTATAAATCATAAAAGTGTACACCCTGGGGAAAAGCCCTATAAGTGTGATGAGTGTGAAAAAGCCTTCATCACATATCGAACCCTTATAAACCACAAAAAAATTCATCTTGGGGAGAAGCCCTATAAATGTGATGTATGTGAGAAATCTTTTAATTACACCTCACTCCTTTCTCAACACAAAAGGGTCCACACTagagagaaaccttatgaatgcgACAGGTGTGAGAAGGTCTTCAGAAACAACTCAAGCCTTAAAGTGCATAAAAGAATCCATACTGGGGAGAAGCCCTATGAATGTGATGTGTGTGGAAAAGCCTACATCTCACACTCAAGCCTTATTAACCATAAAAGTACCCATCCTGGCAAGACACCCTACACCTGTGATGAATGTGGAAAAGCTTTTTTCTCAAGCAGAACTCTTATAAGCCATAAAAGAGTCCATCTTGGGGAGAAACCCTTCAAATGTGTTGAGTGTGGGAAATCTTTCAATTACAGTTCACTTCTTTCTCAACACAAGAGGATCCACACAGGGGAAAAACCTTACATATGTGATAGATGTGGAAAGGCATTCAGGAACAGTTCAGGTCTCACAGTACATAAAAGGATTCACACAGgcgagaaaccctatgaatgtgaTGAGTGTGGGAAGGCATACATCTCACACTCAAGTCTTATTAACCATAAAAGCATCCACCGTGGACAGCAGCCCTATAATTGTGAGTGTGGGAAATCCTTCAATTATAGATCAGTTCTTGACCAACACAAAAGGATCCACACTGGAAAGAAGCCATACCGGTGT